Proteins found in one Legionella pneumophila subsp. pascullei genomic segment:
- the clpS gene encoding ATP-dependent Clp protease adapter ClpS, whose product MSRQNLEEIIQTGIADTELSTEISTAIKRPRKYKVLLLNDDYTPMDFVVEVLKHFFHLNEEIAIQVMLQVHFQGKGVCGVFTRDIAETKVALVNEYARMNQHPLLSSMEPE is encoded by the coding sequence ATGAGCAGGCAAAATTTAGAGGAAATCATACAAACCGGGATAGCTGATACAGAGCTTAGCACAGAAATTAGCACAGCTATTAAACGGCCAAGGAAGTATAAGGTTTTATTGCTCAATGATGACTATACGCCAATGGATTTTGTGGTAGAGGTACTGAAGCACTTTTTTCACTTAAATGAGGAGATTGCGATTCAGGTGATGTTACAGGTTCATTTTCAAGGGAAGGGGGTTTGTGGAGTGTTTACACGAGACATAGCAGAAACAAAAGTCGCCCTGGTAAATGAATACGCCAGAATGAATCAACATCCATTATTATCTAGTATGGAACCGGAGTAA